A single genomic interval of Nomascus leucogenys isolate Asia chromosome 3, Asia_NLE_v1, whole genome shotgun sequence harbors:
- the VNN3 gene encoding vascular non-inflammatory molecule 3 isoform X3 — protein sequence METESGQLLLSELKSRPRREPTYPAAVDWHAYASSVKPFSSEQSDFLGMIYFDEFTFTELERNTGNYTVCQKDLCCHLTYKMSEKRTDEVYALGAFDGLHTVEGQYYLQICTLLKCQSTDLETCGEPVGSAFTKFEDFSLSGTFGTRYVFPQIILSGSQLAPERHYEISRDGCLRSRSGAPLPVLVMALYGRVFEKDPPRLGQGSGKFQ from the exons ATGGAAACAGAGAGTGGTCAGCTGTTGCTATCAGAACTGAAGTCTCGGCCCCGCCGTGAGCCCACCTACCCTGCAGCTGTTGACTGGCATGCGTATGCCAGCAGTGTCAAGCCATTTTCCTCTGAACAGTCAGATTTTCTGGGGATGATTTATTTTGATGAGTTTACCTTCACCGAGCTTGAGAGAAATACAGGAAATTACACAGTTTGCCAGAAAGATCTGTGTTGTCATTTAACTTACAAGATGTCTGAGAAGCGAACAGATGAGGTCTATGCCCTAGGTGCTTTTGATGGACTGCACACAGTAGAAGGCCAATATTACTTACAG atATGCACATTACTGAAGTGTCAAAGCACTGACCTGGAAACATGTGGAGAACCTGTGGGGTCAGCTTTTACCAAGTTTGAAGACTTCTCCCTCAGTGGCACATTCGGAACACGTTATGTTTTCCCACAGATCATTCTAAGTGGGAGTCAGCTTGCCCCTGAAAGACATTATGAG ATTTCAAGAGATGGATGCTTGAGGAGCCGAAGTGGAGCCCCTTTGCCTGTCTTAGTTATGGCCCTGTATGGAAGAGTGTTTGAGAAGGACCCTCCACGCTTAGGGCAGGGATCTGGGAAATTCCAGTGA
- the VNN3 gene encoding vascular non-inflammatory molecule 3 isoform X2: protein MGVNLLAANTHNTSMHMTGSGIYAPEAVKVYHYDMETESGQLLLSELKSRPRREPTYPAAVDWHAYASSVKPFSSEQSDFLGMIYFDEFTFTELERNTGNYTVCQKDLCCHLTYKMSEKRTDEVYALGAFDGLHTVEGQYYLQICTLLKCQSTDLETCGEPVGSAFTKFEDFSLSGTFGTRYVFPQIILSGSQLAPERHYEISRDGCLRSRSGAPLPVLVMALYGRVFEKDPPRLGQGSGKFQ from the exons ATGGGAGTCAATCTACTTGCTGCAAATACCCACAACACCAGCATGCACATGACAG GGAGTGGAATCTACGCCCCAGAAGCAGTCAAGGTGTATCACTATGACATGGAAACAGAGAGTGGTCAGCTGTTGCTATCAGAACTGAAGTCTCGGCCCCGCCGTGAGCCCACCTACCCTGCAGCTGTTGACTGGCATGCGTATGCCAGCAGTGTCAAGCCATTTTCCTCTGAACAGTCAGATTTTCTGGGGATGATTTATTTTGATGAGTTTACCTTCACCGAGCTTGAGAGAAATACAGGAAATTACACAGTTTGCCAGAAAGATCTGTGTTGTCATTTAACTTACAAGATGTCTGAGAAGCGAACAGATGAGGTCTATGCCCTAGGTGCTTTTGATGGACTGCACACAGTAGAAGGCCAATATTACTTACAG atATGCACATTACTGAAGTGTCAAAGCACTGACCTGGAAACATGTGGAGAACCTGTGGGGTCAGCTTTTACCAAGTTTGAAGACTTCTCCCTCAGTGGCACATTCGGAACACGTTATGTTTTCCCACAGATCATTCTAAGTGGGAGTCAGCTTGCCCCTGAAAGACATTATGAG ATTTCAAGAGATGGATGCTTGAGGAGCCGAAGTGGAGCCCCTTTGCCTGTCTTAGTTATGGCCCTGTATGGAAGAGTGTTTGAGAAGGACCCTCCACGCTTAGGGCAGGGATCTGGGAAATTCCAGTGA